The following proteins come from a genomic window of Corallococcus sp. NCRR:
- a CDS encoding energy transducer TonB, whose amino-acid sequence MFETFDSASSAPAARRFALSTTASVAVFGLIAVAAMTAANTVKEVIKEKKVDVVFRPPPPPPPPVVEVKPPPLPPPPVAKPPPRAAPPVAKAAPPPAAVPTVAPAPLKAPDAVPLDKPPEAEKEVVAAAPMAVGGTGTLVPGGVVGGTGSGEGMAIGGGRAQPINLPETGTPPEPLAANLIPEYPSDARSKGLEGLVILKGVVEVDGRVTGLKVMRGDEPFASAALAAVRTWRFKPAVVSGQPTAVFRIFKVPFRLKS is encoded by the coding sequence ATGTTCGAAACGTTCGACAGCGCCTCCAGCGCCCCCGCCGCCCGGCGGTTCGCGCTCTCCACCACCGCGTCGGTCGCCGTCTTCGGACTCATCGCCGTGGCGGCGATGACCGCGGCCAACACGGTGAAGGAAGTCATCAAGGAGAAGAAGGTGGACGTCGTCTTCCGTCCCCCTCCGCCTCCGCCGCCTCCCGTCGTGGAGGTGAAGCCGCCGCCCCTGCCGCCTCCTCCCGTCGCGAAGCCGCCTCCGCGCGCCGCGCCGCCTGTCGCCAAGGCCGCGCCTCCGCCCGCGGCGGTGCCCACCGTCGCTCCCGCGCCGCTGAAGGCCCCGGACGCGGTGCCGCTCGACAAGCCGCCCGAGGCTGAGAAGGAAGTGGTCGCCGCGGCGCCCATGGCCGTGGGTGGAACGGGCACGCTCGTCCCTGGCGGTGTGGTGGGTGGCACCGGCAGCGGCGAGGGCATGGCCATTGGTGGTGGCCGCGCGCAGCCCATCAACCTCCCGGAGACGGGGACGCCGCCGGAGCCGCTGGCCGCGAACCTCATCCCCGAGTACCCCTCCGACGCCCGCTCCAAGGGGCTCGAGGGCCTGGTCATCCTCAAGGGCGTCGTCGAGGTCGACGGCCGCGTCACCGGCCTCAAGGTGATGCGCGGCGATGAGCCCTTCGCCAGCGCCGCGCTGGCCGCCGTTCGCACGTGGCGCTTCAAGCCCGCCGTCGTGTCGGGTCAGCCCACCGCCGTCTTCCGCATCTTCAAGGTCCCGTTCCGCCTCAAGTCCTGA
- a CDS encoding glycosyltransferase family 87 protein, giving the protein MSPSVNEPARHRASLKVEWALLLVLAVAAVAVGQHPRRGADFRVYLTAAERFREGTDLYRAEDGTMPFKYAPVTAPLFLPFTAVPPRVAVALWNLGSVLALGAVSVLTRRAAPRNAEATPWPWAPVLATAALLPAFSFEIFYGQVDLVLLWLGVLAAVGAERGRTWGPGAAFAVACLLKPPAALLGLFFLARRHWRVAGTTALFGVLLVLPTLGRYGWAGTLSQLRDWTETLARTTPPWALGHNPQGLPTLLLSLVLPPESIPPAGAMTLAQVVALGLFIGALVWARPGPVELLAFCCLGVTLLSPLAWRANYLLAWPVIRAALEGRSRLGQACVAGVALIGMALSDAVLGADPARRVLLFRPFAVAYAALLIALLWQTRRHGTPTAVLSDKTVTHLPRGFLNARGS; this is encoded by the coding sequence GTGTCCCCGTCCGTGAATGAGCCCGCCCGCCACCGCGCATCCCTGAAGGTGGAGTGGGCGCTGCTCCTGGTGCTCGCCGTGGCGGCCGTGGCGGTGGGACAGCATCCCCGGCGCGGCGCGGACTTCCGCGTCTACCTCACCGCCGCCGAGCGCTTCCGCGAGGGCACGGACCTCTACCGCGCCGAGGACGGCACCATGCCGTTCAAGTACGCGCCCGTCACCGCGCCCCTGTTCCTCCCCTTCACCGCCGTGCCGCCGCGCGTGGCCGTAGCGCTGTGGAACCTGGGCTCCGTGCTCGCGCTCGGCGCCGTGTCCGTGCTCACGCGCCGCGCGGCCCCCAGGAACGCAGAGGCGACGCCGTGGCCCTGGGCGCCGGTGCTCGCCACCGCCGCGCTGCTGCCCGCGTTCTCCTTCGAAATCTTCTACGGCCAGGTGGACCTCGTGCTGCTGTGGCTGGGGGTGCTCGCGGCCGTGGGCGCGGAGCGGGGCCGGACGTGGGGCCCCGGCGCGGCCTTCGCCGTGGCGTGCTTGCTCAAGCCTCCGGCCGCGCTCCTGGGGTTGTTCTTCCTGGCGCGCCGGCACTGGCGGGTGGCGGGGACCACCGCCCTCTTCGGCGTCCTGCTGGTGCTGCCCACGCTGGGCCGCTACGGGTGGGCGGGCACGCTGTCACAGCTGCGTGACTGGACGGAGACCCTGGCGCGCACCACGCCGCCGTGGGCGCTGGGCCACAACCCTCAGGGCCTGCCCACGCTGCTGCTGTCGCTGGTGCTGCCTCCGGAGTCCATCCCTCCCGCGGGCGCGATGACGCTGGCGCAGGTCGTGGCGCTGGGGCTGTTCATCGGCGCGCTCGTGTGGGCGCGGCCCGGTCCGGTGGAGTTGCTCGCGTTCTGCTGCCTGGGCGTCACGCTTCTGTCACCGTTGGCGTGGCGCGCGAACTACCTGCTCGCCTGGCCGGTGATCCGCGCGGCGCTGGAGGGGCGCTCGCGGCTGGGGCAGGCGTGCGTGGCCGGCGTGGCCCTCATCGGCATGGCCCTGTCCGACGCGGTGTTGGGCGCGGACCCGGCCCGGCGCGTGTTGCTCTTCCGGCCGTTCGCGGTGGCGTACGCCGCCCTGCTGATCGCGCTGTTGTGGCAGACGCGGCGCCATGGGACGCCCACGGCGGTGCTCTCCGACAAGACCGTGACCCACCTGCCGCGCGGATTTTTGAACGCTCGCGGTTCGTGA
- a CDS encoding dihydrolipoyl dehydrogenase family protein, which yields MAETFDVVVIGAGPAGENAGARAAAGGLKVALVEQELLGGECSYWACMPSKALLHPSETLWLAKHTPGVRELIQGPLKADAVLKHRDQMVSGYDDKSQVKWAEGAKLTVMRGHGRLTGPRKVAVTGKDGKVRELDVKQAVVIATGSKPRLPDIPGLKDSKPWDNREGTGAKAVPGRLVVLGGGVEAVELAQAWRELGSEVTLVQRGPRVLKRFEPFVSEQVAEALRDSGVRVLLETQATKVQRSGEKGEYTITLTGGDTLRADALLVAMGRTARTDDLGLDTVGLKPGASIEVDDQLRATGVDGGWLYACGDANGRNLLTHMGKYQARLLGDVILGKPAKAWADAKATPQVIFTHPQVGSVGLTEEKARKAGVPVKTVEYELGNVAGASVMGKDLKGTAKLVVDEQRRVIVGATFTGPGVGEMIHAATIAVAGEVPLDTLWHAVPSYPTVSEVWLRLLEAYGL from the coding sequence ATGGCCGAGACTTTCGACGTGGTGGTGATTGGGGCGGGTCCCGCGGGCGAGAACGCGGGCGCGCGCGCGGCGGCGGGGGGTTTGAAGGTCGCGCTGGTGGAGCAGGAGCTCCTGGGCGGCGAGTGCTCCTACTGGGCCTGCATGCCCAGCAAGGCGCTGCTGCATCCCAGCGAGACGCTGTGGCTCGCGAAGCACACGCCCGGCGTGCGCGAGCTCATCCAGGGCCCGCTCAAGGCGGACGCCGTGCTCAAGCACCGCGACCAGATGGTGTCCGGCTACGACGACAAGTCCCAGGTGAAGTGGGCGGAGGGCGCGAAGCTCACCGTCATGCGCGGCCACGGCCGGCTCACCGGCCCGCGCAAGGTGGCCGTCACGGGCAAGGACGGCAAGGTGCGCGAGCTGGACGTGAAGCAGGCCGTCGTCATCGCCACGGGCAGCAAGCCGCGCCTGCCGGACATCCCGGGCCTCAAGGACTCCAAGCCGTGGGACAACCGCGAGGGCACCGGCGCCAAGGCCGTGCCGGGCCGGCTGGTGGTGCTGGGCGGCGGCGTGGAGGCGGTGGAGCTGGCGCAGGCGTGGCGCGAGCTGGGCTCGGAGGTGACGCTGGTGCAGCGCGGGCCGCGCGTGCTCAAGCGCTTCGAACCCTTCGTGAGCGAGCAGGTGGCCGAGGCGCTGCGCGACTCCGGCGTGCGCGTGCTGCTGGAGACGCAGGCCACCAAGGTGCAGCGCTCCGGCGAAAAGGGCGAGTACACCATCACGCTGACCGGCGGGGACACGCTGCGCGCGGACGCGCTGCTCGTCGCCATGGGCCGCACCGCTCGCACGGACGACCTGGGCCTGGACACGGTGGGGCTCAAGCCCGGCGCGTCCATCGAGGTGGATGATCAGCTCCGCGCCACGGGCGTGGACGGCGGCTGGCTGTACGCGTGCGGCGACGCGAACGGGCGCAACCTGCTCACGCACATGGGCAAGTACCAGGCGCGGCTCTTGGGCGACGTCATTCTGGGCAAGCCCGCGAAGGCGTGGGCGGACGCGAAGGCCACGCCGCAGGTCATCTTCACGCACCCGCAGGTGGGCAGCGTGGGCCTCACCGAGGAGAAGGCGCGCAAGGCGGGCGTGCCGGTGAAGACCGTGGAGTACGAGCTGGGCAACGTGGCGGGCGCGTCCGTCATGGGCAAGGACCTCAAGGGCACGGCCAAGCTGGTGGTGGACGAGCAGCGTCGGGTCATCGTGGGCGCCACGTTCACCGGTCCAGGCGTGGGCGAGATGATCCACGCGGCCACCATCGCCGTCGCGGGCGAGGTGCCGCTGGACACGCTCTGGCACGCGGTGCCGTCGTACCCCACCGTGAGCGAGGTGTGGCTGCGGCTCCTGGAAGCCTACGGCCTGTGA
- a CDS encoding non-proteolytic archaemetzincin-like protein: MPQKTLLLVTVGSPPSALVNALQEPLATHLGVSAVVSRMALSSPAYAFNKDRSQYHCNAIMRRLGTVLDESPQELVMGVTDADLFEPDSPFVFGQADRESKVAVMSLFRLRQGAEGETLRRRVQVEAVHQAGHLIGLSYCEDSRCVMFFPQFPQDIDRKSLGPCNVCRNELNRLNR, translated from the coding sequence ATGCCGCAGAAGACGCTCCTGCTGGTCACCGTGGGCAGTCCACCGTCCGCGCTCGTGAACGCCCTGCAGGAACCGCTGGCGACCCATCTGGGCGTCAGCGCGGTCGTGAGCCGGATGGCGCTGTCGTCCCCGGCCTACGCCTTCAACAAGGACCGGAGCCAGTACCACTGCAACGCCATCATGCGCCGGCTGGGCACGGTGCTGGATGAGTCGCCGCAGGAGCTGGTGATGGGCGTGACGGACGCGGACCTCTTCGAACCGGACTCGCCCTTCGTCTTCGGGCAGGCGGACCGGGAGTCCAAGGTCGCGGTGATGAGCCTGTTCCGGCTGCGCCAGGGCGCGGAGGGCGAGACGCTGCGCCGCCGCGTGCAGGTGGAGGCGGTGCACCAGGCGGGGCACCTCATCGGCCTGTCGTACTGCGAGGACTCACGCTGCGTGATGTTCTTCCCGCAGTTCCCGCAGGACATCGACCGCAAGTCGCTGGGCCCCTGCAACGTCTGCCGCAACGAGCTGAACCGCCTCAACCGCTGA
- a CDS encoding MotA/TolQ/ExbB proton channel family protein has translation MNFNLKEIYAHMGVFALGIAWTLIAFAVASLAVFFERLFVFFRSRAASRQFAGRAGPLLAQQQHDALVKEADGNKSSHLAMMLGGGMKTFLAKSRAPAGKLGAVELTRRDLVRINERITADVRRGMSVLATVGSVAPFVGLLGTVVGIIEAFAGIAKEGSGGLGAVSAGIAEALVVTALGLLVAIPAVLMFNFLSTRADALLLSLEQARSEFMDHLEDMAGDKRAVAAHGGSHAGATDVVSTRTEAGDVGHA, from the coding sequence ATGAACTTCAATCTCAAGGAAATCTACGCGCACATGGGCGTCTTCGCCCTGGGCATCGCCTGGACGCTGATCGCCTTCGCGGTCGCGTCGCTGGCGGTGTTCTTCGAGCGCCTGTTCGTCTTCTTCCGCTCGCGCGCCGCGTCCCGCCAGTTCGCGGGCCGCGCCGGTCCGCTGCTCGCGCAGCAGCAGCACGACGCGCTGGTGAAGGAGGCGGACGGCAACAAGAGCAGCCACCTGGCGATGATGCTGGGCGGCGGCATGAAGACGTTCCTCGCCAAGTCGCGGGCTCCGGCCGGCAAGCTGGGCGCGGTGGAGCTCACGCGGCGCGACCTGGTGCGCATCAACGAGCGCATCACCGCGGACGTGCGCCGGGGCATGTCGGTGCTGGCCACGGTGGGTTCGGTGGCGCCGTTCGTCGGTCTGCTCGGCACGGTGGTGGGCATCATCGAGGCCTTCGCCGGCATCGCGAAGGAGGGCTCCGGCGGCCTGGGCGCGGTGTCCGCCGGTATCGCGGAGGCGCTCGTCGTGACGGCGCTGGGCCTGCTGGTCGCCATCCCCGCGGTGCTGATGTTCAACTTCCTGTCCACCCGCGCGGACGCGCTGCTGCTCTCCCTGGAGCAGGCCCGCAGCGAGTTCATGGACCACCTGGAGGACATGGCCGGCGACAAGCGCGCGGTGGCGGCCCACGGCGGCTCGCACGCGGGCGCCACGGACGTCGTCTCCACGCGGACCGAGGCGGGCGATGTCGGCCACGCGTAG
- a CDS encoding biopolymer transporter ExbD, translating to MSATRRSLTPEMNVTPLVDVVLVLLIIFMVVTPQLEAGAAVDLPAAMNPDAENKNLEPTTVSLAANGSFYLDRKQLNRDALVVELKALHQAKPDAPVVLKADKGVAYAQVRGVFKAMQDIGFPGISLQVIDRKKH from the coding sequence ATGTCGGCCACGCGTAGGAGCCTCACGCCGGAGATGAACGTGACGCCGCTGGTGGACGTGGTGCTCGTCCTCCTGATCATCTTCATGGTCGTCACGCCGCAATTGGAGGCCGGCGCCGCGGTGGACCTGCCCGCGGCGATGAACCCGGACGCGGAGAACAAGAACCTGGAGCCCACCACGGTGAGCCTGGCGGCCAACGGGTCGTTCTACCTGGACCGCAAGCAGCTGAACCGGGACGCGCTGGTGGTGGAGTTGAAGGCGCTGCACCAGGCGAAGCCGGACGCGCCCGTCGTGCTCAAGGCGGACAAGGGCGTGGCGTACGCGCAGGTGCGCGGCGTGTTCAAGGCGATGCAGGACATCGGGTTCCCGGGCATCAGTCTCCAGGTCATCGACCGGAAGAAGCACTGA
- a CDS encoding ribosome-binding factor A — translation MSSSRHRRPRASLRRSGSSLFHSEAPSARHLRVQSTLSEDVSLLFRGELSDPRLEDLTLTSCELSPEGRTVRIGYSLPHDADPAAVKEALVRAEGFLRSRLAQHLNLKRTPHLRFVLVGTAPRTDAEEGGDA, via the coding sequence ATGTCCTCTTCCAGGCATCGCCGTCCCCGCGCGTCCCTCCGGCGCTCGGGCTCCTCGCTGTTCCATTCCGAAGCCCCGTCCGCGCGTCACCTGCGCGTCCAGTCCACCCTCTCCGAGGACGTCTCGCTGCTCTTCCGCGGCGAGCTGTCCGACCCCAGGCTCGAAGACCTCACGCTGACGTCCTGCGAGCTGTCCCCCGAAGGCCGCACCGTGCGCATCGGCTACTCGCTGCCGCACGACGCGGACCCCGCCGCCGTGAAGGAGGCCCTCGTCAGAGCAGAGGGCTTCCTGCGCTCGCGGCTCGCGCAGCACCTGAACCTCAAGCGCACCCCGCACCTGCGCTTCGTCCTCGTGGGCACTGCCCCACGCACGGACGCCGAGGAAGGCGGTGACGCATGA
- a CDS encoding RtcB family protein → MMPRVLEVPPGAVPLLAWARTVPPAALKQLQLLAAQPWVTEHVAVMPDVHLASGVAVGTIFATEAHVVPGALGNDLGCGVSAHRFAFPAASLSRADLERLLSQLARVIPVGDAVHRGRGLPLPPGLEAPPLSTQKLAHAWERLAPRHLGTLGGGNHFLELDRDGAGDLWLLIHSGSRGVGGAVGEHHQRVARALGQGTPPALDTGTEAGRACVNDLDLACRFARANRDQLAARALAVLADVLGVAPDPGITVDVHHNHVASEPHFGRTLWVHRKGAVGLEAGARGLIPGSMGTASYVVEGQGEPRAFRSCSHGAGRVLTRTEARARIRPDALVHALRRVVFDPGRTHALVEEAPAAYRDLTEVLEDEADLVTPRVRLTPLAVLKG, encoded by the coding sequence ATGATGCCCCGCGTCCTCGAGGTCCCACCGGGCGCGGTGCCCCTCCTTGCCTGGGCACGCACGGTCCCCCCGGCGGCCTTGAAGCAGCTCCAGCTCCTCGCCGCGCAGCCCTGGGTGACGGAGCACGTGGCGGTGATGCCGGACGTGCACCTCGCGTCGGGCGTGGCGGTGGGCACCATCTTCGCCACGGAAGCGCACGTCGTCCCCGGCGCGCTGGGCAACGACCTGGGCTGCGGCGTGAGCGCGCACCGCTTCGCCTTCCCCGCCGCGTCACTCTCGCGCGCGGACCTGGAGCGGCTGTTGTCCCAGCTCGCCCGGGTCATCCCGGTGGGAGACGCGGTGCACCGGGGACGGGGCCTGCCCCTGCCACCGGGGCTCGAAGCGCCACCGCTGTCCACCCAGAAGCTCGCGCATGCCTGGGAGCGGCTGGCGCCGCGTCACCTGGGCACGCTCGGCGGGGGCAACCACTTCCTGGAGCTGGACCGCGACGGGGCAGGGGACCTGTGGCTGCTCATCCACTCCGGCTCGCGGGGCGTAGGGGGCGCCGTGGGGGAACACCACCAGCGCGTGGCCCGGGCGCTCGGGCAGGGCACGCCGCCCGCGCTCGACACCGGCACCGAAGCGGGCCGGGCCTGCGTGAACGACCTGGACCTGGCGTGCCGCTTCGCCCGCGCGAACCGGGACCAGCTCGCCGCCCGGGCCCTGGCGGTGCTGGCGGATGTGCTGGGCGTGGCCCCGGACCCGGGGATCACCGTGGACGTGCACCACAACCATGTCGCCTCAGAGCCGCACTTCGGCCGCACGCTCTGGGTCCACCGCAAGGGCGCGGTGGGGCTGGAGGCCGGAGCCCGGGGGCTCATCCCCGGCTCCATGGGCACGGCCTCCTACGTCGTCGAAGGCCAGGGGGAGCCCCGCGCCTTCCGCTCCTGCTCGCACGGGGCGGGCCGCGTGCTCACCCGCACGGAGGCCCGCGCCCGTATCCGCCCGGACGCCCTGGTCCACGCCCTGCGCCGCGTGGTGTTCGACCCGGGCCGGACGCACGCCCTGGTGGAGGAGGCCCCCGCCGCCTACCGGGACCTCACCGAGGTGCTGGAGGACGAGGCGGACCTCGTGACGCCCCGCGTTCGGCTCACGCCCCTGGCCGTCCTGAAGGGCTGA
- a CDS encoding TolB family protein — MRRWLGGVVAVGLLGACEPTDFGGGGGTAGDVLFDRGFAFVRGDRNIYVVDDDGDPNSPQRLTTAGGAYTPAISKNGNSIVFVQRSGSTYSLQTVPTTGGAVATLLSTNDAACGGCTNFRGPSFSPDGRTIVFAFDRGSGSQSSLGRIAADGSGFVDLTPGTTIAYGAPSFFPSGNTVVAPAGTNSFQFDQLAFVPVGGGSPSYVRLGNEVLAIANRAVISPDGRQIALDGRLSSGSTRIFVGNVTASGLGGALRRLTDYTASTVQESFPSWTSSTELGFLFNDSGGDPSIYRAPVSSTASSVTLAVPAANEPFYGPN; from the coding sequence ATGCGGCGATGGCTCGGCGGAGTGGTGGCGGTGGGGTTGTTGGGGGCGTGCGAGCCCACGGACTTTGGCGGCGGCGGCGGCACCGCGGGTGACGTCCTCTTCGACCGGGGCTTCGCCTTCGTGCGCGGCGACCGGAACATCTACGTGGTGGACGACGACGGCGACCCCAACAGCCCGCAGCGGCTGACGACGGCGGGCGGCGCGTACACGCCGGCCATCTCCAAGAACGGCAACAGCATCGTCTTCGTGCAGCGCTCCGGCAGCACGTACTCCCTGCAGACGGTGCCCACCACGGGCGGGGCGGTGGCCACGCTGCTGAGCACCAACGACGCGGCCTGCGGCGGTTGCACCAACTTCCGCGGCCCCAGCTTCAGCCCGGATGGGCGCACCATCGTGTTCGCGTTCGACCGGGGCTCGGGGTCGCAAAGCTCGCTGGGCCGCATCGCGGCGGATGGCAGCGGCTTCGTGGACCTGACGCCCGGCACGACCATCGCCTACGGCGCGCCGTCCTTCTTCCCCAGCGGGAACACGGTGGTGGCGCCCGCGGGCACCAATTCTTTCCAGTTCGACCAGCTCGCGTTCGTGCCGGTGGGCGGCGGCAGCCCCAGCTACGTGCGGCTGGGCAACGAGGTGCTGGCCATCGCGAACCGCGCGGTGATTTCGCCGGACGGGCGGCAGATTGCCCTGGACGGGCGGCTGTCCTCCGGAAGCACGCGCATCTTCGTGGGCAACGTGACGGCCTCGGGCCTCGGCGGCGCCCTGCGGCGGCTGACGGACTACACCGCGAGCACCGTGCAGGAGAGCTTCCCCAGTTGGACGAGCAGCACGGAGCTGGGCTTCCTCTTCAACGACTCCGGCGGTGACCCCAGCATCTACCGCGCGCCGGTGTCCTCCACGGCCAGCTCCGTGACGCTCGCGGTGCCCGCCGCGAACGAGCCCTTCTACGGGCCCAACTAG
- a CDS encoding ExbD/TolR family protein: protein MAFDVGGNKGGGVRPTMNVTPLVDVVLVLLIIFMVVTPLMTKNLWMNVPAKPDKKEEATPPPPDAKPPVVLTVDKAGTLRINREEVPRDQVVARLQRMLNARADKIVFFDAGDAVPYGSAMEVLDLARGGNITVAVLPERLAD from the coding sequence ATGGCTTTCGATGTCGGTGGCAATAAGGGCGGCGGCGTCCGCCCCACGATGAACGTGACGCCCCTGGTGGACGTGGTGTTGGTCCTCCTCATCATCTTCATGGTCGTCACGCCGCTGATGACCAAGAACCTGTGGATGAACGTGCCCGCGAAGCCGGACAAGAAGGAGGAGGCCACGCCTCCGCCTCCGGACGCGAAGCCGCCGGTGGTGCTCACGGTGGACAAGGCCGGCACGCTGCGCATCAACCGCGAAGAGGTTCCGCGCGACCAGGTGGTGGCGCGGCTGCAACGGATGTTGAACGCGCGCGCGGACAAGATCGTCTTCTTCGACGCGGGCGACGCGGTGCCGTACGGAAGTGCGATGGAAGTGCTGGACCTGGCGCGGGGCGGGAACATCACCGTCGCCGTGCTGCCGGAACGACTGGCGGACTGA